TGAAAAAGAAGAGCACTTTTTCTTCGTGCGATGCCTATTCGGAGAAGCATTCCTTGTCCGGTGGGGGCAGAAGCCTAGATGAGACCCCGGAGAGCGTAAATAATGAGGGCCGACTAAACCGTCCTATGCGGACAACGTCGACTACCCCTTGCCGGGGCAAGGAGGCTCATCAGCTGCCCACGCAAAGCGCAGTGTTTTTCCGCAGTGGTGGATTAACACTCATATAAGGTTATGCCGCAGTTTTTTATCAACTGTGTATTAATATCCGACTAAAAGTAACGTTTTAAACTGTCTATCCTGTGATTGTTCGTCTTTGAGCCAAACATTTCAGTTATGTCCCAGCCCCATTTTCTTCACCTTTATCTTACTTCATCTTACTCCGCGTCATCCAATTGTCTGTTAAGGTCGGCGATTTCTTTTTCTAATTGAGCAAGCTGATTTTCTTCAATATTGGTCCGTTTACCGACAGCTTCGACTTTATCCATATCACCCATTATCCGAGCGTAATCTGCTTTTAATTCAATTAGTTTTGTTTCTATTTCTTTTGTCTTCATATATTTCACTCCCTAATAAAAAAACCGTTACTATAAGT
This Virgibacillus phasianinus DNA region includes the following protein-coding sequences:
- a CDS encoding SE1832 family protein, translating into MKTKEIETKLIELKADYARIMGDMDKVEAVGKRTNIEENQLAQLEKEIADLNRQLDDAE